Proteins co-encoded in one Theileria equi strain WA chromosome 3, complete sequence genomic window:
- a CDS encoding hypothetical protein (encoded by transcript BEWA_005960A), with protein sequence MEKPRGGYIPLNTMFYKDRAPNSSENKSPYKSIEEEKENVPKTVMVDLAPLTEDAVIMSKTSSLRKYLDSGFQIWFRVLLSEGSKELIMSAVQLFDKIKLFWADIAQPLGGIHINKACLSQLFVPLVHITKKGVKVKNLPPVQETDINLENPPIESKPSRFMTLNKKKEPSIKPIETKTVEPEISPTHAPEPAPNTALKKEEKKISRWKTLNKPPTT encoded by the coding sequence ATGGAAAAACCACGCGGCGGATATATACCACTGAATACTATGTTTTATAAGGATCGTGCTCCAAACTCCTCAGAAAATAAATCTCCTTACAAATCTATcgaagaagaaaaggaaaacGTCCCTAAAACAGTCATGGTTGATTTGGCACCCCTTACTGAAGATGCAGTCATCATGTCCAAGACAAGTTCTCTAAGAAAATACTTGGATAGTGGATTCCAAATTTGGTTTAGAGTACTATTATCTGAAGGATCGAAAGAATTAATCATGTCCGCAGTTCAATTATTCGATAAAATCAAACTATTCTGGGCAGATATAGCACAACCCTTAGGAGGGATACATATCAATAAAGCATGTTTATCGCAACTCTTCGTTCCATTAGTCCACATTACAAAAAAAGGGGTAAAAGTTAAAAACTTGCCACCAGTTCAAGAAACGGACATCAACTTGGAAAACCCACCAATCGAATCCAAACCCTCAAGATTCATGACCCTTAACAAGAAAAAGGAACCATCCATCAAACCAATCGAAACAAAGACGGTAGAACCAGAGATCTCCCCAACCCATGCACCGGAACCTGCCCCGAACACCGCCCTcaagaaagaagaaaaaaaaATCTCAAGATGGAAAACACTCAACAAACCCCCAACAACTTAA
- a CDS encoding hypothetical protein (encoded by transcript BEWA_005970A), with protein sequence MGYLVDLAIPAGNSFDIFCDILNECRICNTVVRLKSFRSVSSSGNPASFVYNILSKHSERAKDCKRSVVVFHYFDLWATSTTLQEEYSNTGHSGPSKYEEYLKQIRVAENTTEKLSKCESNWTYKLLYWIRYSLIFLLNEKFSHELVCICIYGNSSTKGFFGDIFTESYDLHEFTKSTIFNDLGLDESLFKRRLSVEKCQISKQIEREFDALTNDLFQDISNVDETSYGGIFNASNLNIPFNVDCTSLNLSEVTLICGEEGSGKSTLLKAISKAWYNQIAKSTAKQNFQLSNIKRGHIFNLEYYELVSHLVGCGEAYIRDVFANARYNKPSLVLLDGIELIFENEQLEENRAIPSTVSKTLLNELSNIEEGVKFVSCTSGNVLISDLSRDFQSVVTDVILLSKKDLN encoded by the exons ATGGGCTACTTGGTGGATCTTGCCATTCCTGCAG GGAATTCCTTTGATATTTTCTGCGATATATTAAATGAATGTAGAATTTGTAATACTGTAGTTAGGTTAAAGTCGTTTAGAAGTGTTTCCAGCTCAG GTAATCCTGCGAGTTTCGTTTATAACATACTCTCG AAGCACTCGGAAAGGGCTAAGGATTGCAAAAGAAGCGTAGTCGTGTTTCATTATTTTGATTTGTGGGCCACGTCAACCACTCTACAAGAG GAATATAGTAATACAGGACACAGTGGTCCTAGTAAGTATGAAGAATATCTGAAACAGATTAGGGTTGCTGAAAATACCACTGAAAAACTCAGCAAGTGTGAAAGTAACTGGACATATAAGCTACTCTACTGGATTCGCTACTCACTGATATTTCTGCTGAACGAGAAGTTCTCCCACGAACTTGTGTGTATATGCATATACGGAAACTCATCCACAAAAGGTTTCTTTGGTGATATTTTCACAGAATCATATGATTTACATGAATTCACAAAGAGTACCATATTCAACGACCTTGGATTAGACGAAAGTCTGTTTAAGCGAAGATTATCTGTGGAGAAATGTCAGATTTCCAAACAAATTGAAAGAGAGTTCGATGCTTTGACGAACGATTTGTTTCAagatatatcaaatgtaGATGAGACATCTTATGGAGGAATATTCAATGCTTCGaatttaaatattccaTTTAATGTAGACTGCACTAGTTTGAATCTATCAGAGGTAACACTAATTTGTGGCGAAGAAGGATCTGGCAAAAGTACATTACTAAAAGCAATTTCAAAAGCGTGGTATAATCAGATCGCAAAATCAACTgcaaaacaaaattttcaattgTCAAATATTAAAAGAGGGCATATTTTTAATCTGGAATATTATGAACTGGTTAGCCATCTTGTAGGTTGCGGTGAAGCATATATTAGAGACGTATTTGCAAATGCAAGATATAATAAACCTTCCCTTGTTCTACTAGACGGTATAGAATTAATATTTGAGAACGAACAGTTGGAAGAAAATAGGGCAATACCTTCTACAGTATCAAAAACACTCTTGAATGAATTATCAAACATTGAGGAAGGCGTAAAATTCGTTTCATGTACAAGCGGAAATGTCTTAATAAGTGATTTATCTAGAGATTTTCAAAGTGTTGTTACAGACGTTATACTTTTATCCAAGAAAGATTTAAATTAA
- a CDS encoding cytochrome C1 precursor, putative (encoded by transcript BEWA_005940A), whose translation MGSDALGKIFPGYKDKIWSKLPTKWKKSFIHRWNRNLVSSVYNSSVLTNSRIKSFNKYVLEPLRPSYSYRSPAIDYKKQRARGTLIEGVDYYLPTVRAQQRLANFFEPYTHEENTQRSKYRYQSLKVYVCAALGVTFVHGWLQKRPIAWCSDLDPPKAPSYPFWFKPALHGHDIGSVRRGYEVYRQVCATCHSMKYTKFRHMVNEVYPEQRVKEIAAEYDVVDGPNDQGEMYTRPGILTDAFPDPYPNSEAARYANNGAIPPDLSLMAAARKTGPDYLFALLTGYCDPPEGIELRSGLYFNSYFPGGSIAMPPPLEDGMVEYEDGTPATVSQMAKDVVNFLTWAADPKHDERKNMMIKAITGVTLCAFAMSLWYRFFWAYLATGRIDFRKFKHVK comes from the exons ATGGGTAGCGACGCTCTAGGAAAGATCTTTCCTGGGTACAAGGATAAAATATGGAGCAAATTGCCAACAAAG TGGAAGAAATCGTTTATCCACCGTTGGAATAGGAATCTGGTATCATCGGTTTACAACTCAAGTGTATTAACAAATTCACGCATCAAGAGCTTCAACAAATACGTTTTGGAGCCATTACGTCCAAGCTATTCATATAGATCGCCAGCCATAGATTACAAAAAGCAACGCGCTCGTGGAACATTAATTGAGGGTGTTGATTATTACTTGCCTACGGTTCGAGCACAACAACGTCTGGCAAATTTTTTCGAGCCCTATACACATGAGGAAAATACTCAACGGTCAAAATATCGCTACCAGAGCTTAAAGGTTTATGTTTGCGCAGCTCTGGGAGTTACATTTGTACATGGCTGGTTACAGAAGCGCCCAATCGCCTGGTGTTCGGATTTGGATCCTCCAAAGGCCCCTTCTTATCCTTTCTGGTTTAAACCTGCTTTGCATGGACACGACATTGGTAGCGTACGCAGAGGTTACGAAGTATACCGTCAAGTTTGCGCAACTTGCCACTCTATGAAATACACAAAATTCCGCCATATGGTCAATGAAGTATATCCAGAGCAGCGTGTCAAGGAAATTGCCGCTGAATATGATGTTGTTGATGGTCCAAACGACCAAGGAGAAATGTACACTAGACCTGGTATATTAACGGATGCATTCCCAGATCCCTACCCAAATTCTGAGGCAGCTAGATATGCAAATAATGGTGCGATTCCACCAGATTTGTCTCTGATGGCCGCCGCTAGGAAGACAGGTCCGGATTACCTCTTTGCTCTTCTGACAGGCTACTGCGACCCTCCAGAGGGAATTGAGCTTAGGTCTGGTTTGTATTTTAACAGCTACTTCCCAGGTGGCTCGATTGCCATGCCTCCTCCACTAGAGGATGGAATGGTTGAGTATGAGGATGGAACGCCAGCCACTGTCTCTCAAATGGCAAAGGACGTTGTTAACTTTTTGACATGGGCTGCAGATCCAAAACATGATGAACGTAAGAATATGATGATCAAGGCAATTACGGGTGTTACTTTGTGTGCTTTCGCAATGTCTCTATGGTATCGCTTCTTTTGGGCTTATCTCGCTACCGGAAGGATTGACTTTAGAAAATTCAAGCATGTCAAGTaa
- a CDS encoding glyceraldehyde 3-phosphate dehydrogenase, putative (encoded by transcript BEWA_005950A), with amino-acid sequence MVVRLGINGYGRIGRLVHRASLAHEGIEVVAVNDPFMSGDYIKYLLKYDSVHGTLPHEVSVEGDVLKVGDKSVALSFERDPASIPWGKHNVDVVAECSGVFTSTEKAKLHLDGGAKLVIISAPTSDGTPMFVFGVNHTSYDKSVRVMSNASCTTNCLAPLAKVVNDKFGIVEGLMTTVHAMTANQLTVDGASRGGKDWRAGRCAGENIIPASTGAAKAVGKVIPELNGKLTGMAFRVPVADVSVVDLTCRLAKPASYEEIVKTVKDAAHGELKGILSYTEDEVVSSDFVDNKHSSIFDVKAGISLNENFVKLVSWYDNEWGYSNRLLDLALYVSGKQ; translated from the coding sequence ATGGTTGTAAGACTTGGGATTAACGGTTACGGCCGTATTGGTCGTTTGGTCCACCGCGCCTCCTTGGCCCACGAGGGTATTGAGGTTGTTGCTGTAAATGATCCATTCATGAGCGGTGATTACATCAAGTATTTGTTGAAATACGACTCTGTGCATGGCACTCTTCCTCATGAGGTCTCTGTCGAAGGTGATGTTCTCAAGGTTGGAGACAAGTCCGTTGCCTTGTCTTTTGAGAGGGATCCTGCCTCCATTCCCTGGGGAAAGCACAATGTTGATGTTGTAGCTGAGTGCTCTGGTGTATTCACTAGCACCGAGAAGGCTAAGCTTCACTTGGATGGCGGCGCCAAGTTGGTTATCATCTCTGCACCAACCAGCGACGGTACTCCCATGTTCGTCTTTGGTGTTAACCATACTTCATACGACAAGAGCGTTCGCGTTATGTCCAACGCTAGCTGTACCACAAACTGCTTGGCTCCATTGGCAAAGGTTGTTAATGACAAGTTTGGAATTGTTGAAGGTTTGATGACCACCGTTCACGCTATGACCGCCAACCAATTGACCGTTGATGGTGCTTCCCGTGGCGGCAAGGATTGGCGTGCTGGTAGGTGTGCTGGTGAGAATATTATCCCCGCTAGCACTGGTGCTGCCAAGGCTGTCGGAAAGGTCATTCCAGAGTTGAATGGAAAGTTGACCGGTATGGCTTTCAGGGTACCTGTCGCTGATGTTAGTGTCGTTGACTTGACTTGTAGATTGGCAAAGCCTGCATCTTATGAAGAGATTGTAAAGACCGTAAAGGATGCTGCCCATGGCGAACTCAAGGGCATTTTGTCATACACTGAGGATGAGGTTGTATCATCTGACTTTGTAGACAACAAGCACTCTAGCATTTTTGATGTAAAGGCTGGAATATCCCTCAATGAGAATTTCGTGAAGTTGGTCAGCTGGTATGACAACGAATGGGGATATTCGAACAGACTTTTGGATCTCGCTCTCTATGTAAGCGGCAAGCAGTAG